From Anopheles darlingi chromosome 2, idAnoDarlMG_H_01, whole genome shotgun sequence, the proteins below share one genomic window:
- the LOC125959758 gene encoding myogenesis-regulating glycosidase isoform X3 encodes MMSNDFDTHSVLSNQASITSINSLASLLKEKMQNVPAIIRKKKRETKDYKLRAFVGFLFLVIVFLVGYAYVMYNQKLLSRSYFESIKFHKKTRNFRLLDGKGADLLTGTLGKTLPIEQPYNCLPHDLKDDGSVCYEWNSKARLYMNQVKSPSPDIKCYSFQWEALLDGLFPTDCFDVGGDRGFWYGGGITKGNDYILGNASFTSSPFVTGDTNMHQWGNAVKRYFLNSKGVAIQVDERTPLYVSVNSEAANKICLQGRNDQFAFVNKQSRYPQLKYTICSGPDMKSLHNGLMQKSLWDGLTEKDNDVIKSLLREPVWQIPASKQEHLTETAIYNYTESIIALGYLRLGHILVNEFWQKTIGDFRLDAERFATLDETVNILHRRGFRVSLTIQPFISTESSNFREAVAGKLLIYERESERSIPALTRYKSTTSAGVLDVTNNASIPWLAEKLKRISETVEIDSYFLDFGTAFNIPRYYQCAHTLVNPDEFKNYFMERFEGTLSIFGVSSAVMVPRPPAFLSLPPVNSSWSGLQTIIPTMLSYGIIGFPFLMPGPVGGDFVLPTQQLKKMYSFYEFELPPLPDKDLYVRWLQLATFLPVLRFTHLPSEYRDESVTAIAKELANIRQTTVVPMLERYASVAMDDGLPIIRPLWMLDSTDVNCFSISDEFSIGDGMIVAPVLTKGETVREVYLPQGVWKDGIDESLRKGSRWIHNYHVPQNKVAFFIKMPDNTRF; translated from the exons AATGTGCCCGCCATAATACGCAAGAAAAAGCGTGAAACTAAAGACTACAAGTTGCGTGCCTTTGTGGGATTTCTGTTTCTTGTGATCGTTTTTCTA GTGGGCTATGCATACGTTATGTACAACCAGAAGCTGCTGTCGCGATCATACTTTGAGAGTATCAAGTTCCACAAGAAAACGCGCAACTTTCGGCTTCTGGATGGCAAAGGAGCGGATCTTTTAACGGGAACATTGGGTAAGACGCTACCGATCGAGCAACCCTACAACTGTTTGCCACACGATCTAAAAGACGATGGAAGCGTTTGCTACGAGTGGAACTCCAAGGCTCGGCTGTACATGAACCAAGTGAAATCGCCAAGTCCCGATATCAAGTGTTACTCGTTTCAATGGGAAGCTTTGTTGGACGGTCTTTTTCCGACCGATTGTTTCGATGTGGGCGGTGACCGTGGTTTCTGGTACGGTGGAGGCATTACCAAGGGTAATGACTATATTTTAGGCAATGCTTCGTTTACGAGCAGTCCCTTCGTAACCGGTGATACGAACATGCACCAATGGGGTAATGCAGTGAAGCGTTATTTCTTAAACTCGAAAGGAGTCGCCATTCAGGTGGACGAGAGGACACCGCTGTACGTAAGCGTTAACTCGGAAGCCGCCAACAAGATATGTCTGCAAGGTAGAAACGATCAGTTTGCTTTCGTCAACAAGCAGTCCCGCTACCCACAGCTGAAGTACACGATCTGCAGTGGACCGGACATGAAATCGCTGCACAATGGTTTGATGCAGAAAAGTCTGTGGGATGGGCTGACGGAAAAGGATAACGACGTGATCAAATCGTTACTTCGAGAACCAGTCTGGCAGATACCGGCGTCTAAGCAGGAACATCTTACGGAAACGGCGATCTACAACTACACGGAGAGCATCATTGCCCTTGGATACCTTCGCCTGGGGCACATTCTCGTGAATGAGTTTTGGCAGAAGACTATCGGCGACTTCCGGCTAGATGCGGAACGGTTTGCCACGTTAGATGAGACGGTGAACATTTTGCATCGACGTGGTTTCCGTGTTTCCCTCACGATTCAACCGTTCATCAGTACGGAAAGTAGTAATTTCCGTGAAGCGGTCGCCGGTAAATTGTTGATCTACGAGCGTGAATCCGAGCGCAGCATCCCGGCACTTACACGATACAAGAGCACGACAAGTGCGGGAGTGCTTGACGTCACGAACAACGCATCGATACCGTGGTTGGCGGAGAAGTTGAAAAGAATTTCCGAAACGGTGGAAATCGATTCGTACTTTTTGGATTTTGGAACCGCATTTAACATCCCACGGTATTACCAGTGCGCCCATACGCTCGTCAATCCGGATGAATTCAAAAACTACTTTATGGAACGTTTCGAAGGCACGCTCAGCATCTTTGGTGTATCGAGTGCCGTGATGGTTCCGCGTCCACCGGCCTTCTTGAGTCTGCCGCCTGTGAACAGCTCGTGGAGCGGTCTGCAAACCATAATCCCGACAATGCTTTCATACGGCATCATCGGGTTTCCCTTCCTCATGCCTGGTCCAGTAGGCGGTGACTTTGTGCTTCCGACACAGCAACTGAAGAAAATGTATTCATTCTACGAGTTCGAGCTACCACCACTGCCTGATAAGGACCTGTACGTACGATGGCTCCAGTTGGCCACCTTCCTACCGGTGCTTCGCTTCACTCATCTCCCTTCGGAGTATCGCGACGAATCGGTCACGGCTATCGCGAAGGAACTGGCCAACATACGACAGACGACGGTAGTGCCCATGCTGGAACGCTACGCTAGCGTTGCCATGGACGATGGATTACCCATCATTAGACCGCTGTGGATGTTGGATTCGACGGATGTAAACTGTTTTTCCATTAGCGATGAATTTTCCATCGGCGATGGCATGATTGTCGCACCGGTGCTTACGAAAGGGGAAACGGTACGCGAAG TGTATCTACCGCAGGGAGTGTGGAAGGATGGAATTGATGAGTCACTGCGTAAGGGAAGCCGTTGGATTCACAATTATCACGTGCCTCAAAATAAGGTGGcctttttcataaaaatgccCGATAACACTCGCTTCTAG
- the LOC125959756 gene encoding A disintegrin and metalloproteinase with thrombospondin motifs 7, translated as MVSPANRFFIVLLVMSIRSADSRHQGIYTHHLGEASQLVIPRKVNHLGETITHVLTHHHDDDDDDDDASESGGHYGRRRRRRSTLAGDILPSHPQQDHILQYHIDVGDETLHLELEPSTASFVAPLMVVERHRRDVRTRVHPQKHINCHYQGQIRGHDQSRVALSACSGLAGVLRTNQTEYWIEPSKNHQPGPNGEHPHVLFKRADVKETPIKKNMKSATNKKRKRKRKKRHLSNCGTREPRRLTETRLEWQHQGKVLVQGGRKARNHHFHDTDDATLQQRYSSNGSEAPRAARQSQDKQQAPRHRRRIKRSISKPRHVEALVVADHSMVLFHQDVDLQQYLLMIMNMVSSLYKDPTIGNSIQVAVVKIIILEEEDSHADFNVTHMAGNTLENFCRWQRNLNPKPDEDPHHHDVAILVTRKNICSNHGCATLGVANVGGMCRPDKSCSVNEDNGITLAHTISHELGHNFGMYHDTAKTGCDHRIGPILHIMTPSFEADTMQVSWSNCSRRDITHFLDQGLGKCLEDEPSQEEYEYPELPPGAMYNADLQCRLQFNSTDEEMTVCSKLGEICTQLWCLVDEVCTTMLRPAAPGTNCGRRMWCQNQKCVDVEELPAPVDGGWGDWSPWSECSRTCGFGIAKQTRECDHPSPAHGGTFCIGERARYKTCHLQPCPIGSPSFRAQQCSSHDNDTIKGEQYTWLPYFDKNEPCELYCSNAEDTMIVPFGDTAADGTLCNLGTNDMCIGGICRRVGCDWVVDSNTTEDRCGICGGAGDTCYVKKGEIAKKLNTTDGVQDVLMVPLGARNVRIEELAPSKNFIGVSKATGSECYLNCNQFIQLPGEYEVASSLCLYERENEQERLKIPGPIMEDINIFVVIKKKHNHVGIRFEYTLPSNNAHNQSIYYWKLTEWSVCSATCGGGQQYRESICFHRGKGPVNEELCVRHAYGKRHERIVRDCNDDPCPFNWWVGPWQLCPMTCTKTGEPGPARRRSILCVDSNSNARPDMYCDNKPRPPDHEPCGDGLPVCQDIKSVHVTESAGTVGPEQSTTLLPELPSPSTLADYEVSNII; from the exons atggtttcccctGCCAATCGCTTCTTCATCGTACTGCTGGTTATGAGCATCCGTTCCGCTGACTCCAGACACCAGG GCATCTACACGCACCATCTTGGCGAGGCAAGCCAGCTAGTAATACCGCGAAAGGTAAACCATCTCGGTGAGACCATCACGCATGTCTTAACAcatcatcacgacgacgacgacgacgacgacgatgcatcCGAGAGCGGAGGACACTACGGTCGACGTCGTCGGCGCCGTAGCACCCTGGCGGGAGACATTCTTCCTTCCCATCCCCAGCAGGACCACATCCTGCAATACCACATCGATGTCGGCGATGAAACACTCCACCTGGAACTCGA ACCATCGACGGCATCGTTTGTAGCGCCATTAATGGTGGTCGAGAGGCATCGTCGCGACGTCCGGACGCGTGTTCATCCGCAGAAGCATATAAACTGTCATTATCAAGGCCAAATCCGAGGTCACGACCAGTCGCGGGTGGCGCTATCGGCCTGCAGCGGACTG GCCGGTGTTTTACGAACCAATCAGACCGAGTACTGGATCGAACcgtccaaaaaccatcaaccagGACCGAACGGAGAGCATCCACACGTGCTGTTCAAGCGAGCCGATGTCAAAGAAACACCAATCAAG aaaaacatgaaatcgGCAACCAACAAGAAGAGGAAACGAAAGCGCAAGAAACGTCATCTGAGTAATTGCGGCACCAGAGAACCTCGGCGGCTCACGGAAACACGGCTAGAATGGCAACACCAAGGCAAG GTTCTGGTGCAAGGTGGTAGGAAGGCGCGAAACCACCACTTCCACGATACCGACGATGCAACCCTGCAACAACGGTATAGTTCCAACGGTAGCGAAGCACCACGTGCTGCCAGACAATCGCAGGACAAGCAGCAGGCACCGAGACACCGGCGCCGCATTAAGCGATCCATCAGTAAACCGCGCCACGTTGAGGCGCTTGTTGTGGCCGACCATTCGATGGTGCTGTTCCACCAGGATGTCGATCTGCAGCAGTATCTACTGATGATCATGAATATGGTTTCGTCGCTGTACAAAGATCCAACCATCGGTAACTCCATtcaggtggcggtggtgaaaaTCATCATTCTAGAGGAGGAAGACTCGCATGCCGACTTCAACGTCACGCACATGGCTGGCAACACACTCGAGAACTTTTGCCG ATGGCAGCGAAACCTGAATCCCAAGCCGGACGAAGATCCACACCATCACGATGTGGCCATTTTAGTGACGAGGAAAAACATCTGTTCCAACCATGGATGCGC GACGCTTGGTGTGGCCAACGTTGGAGGCATGTGTCGGCCGGATAAATCGTGCAGTGTCAACGAGGACAACGGCATCACCCTGGCGCACACGATATCGCATGAGCTGGGCCATAA TTTCGGAATGTACCACGATACGGCGAAAACCGGTTGTGATCATCGCATCGGTCCGATACTACACATCATGACACCGAGCTTTGAAGCGGACACTATGCAAGTATCCTGGTCTAACTGCAGCCGTCGGGACATTACACACTTCCTCGATCAGGGCCTTGGAAAATGTCTAGAGGATGAACCTAGTCAAGAGGAGTACGAATATCCGGAGCTTCCCCCGGGAGCGATGTACAACGCAGACCTGCAGTGCCGGCTGCAGTTCAATTCTACCGACGAGGAAATGACCGTATGCTCGAAGCTGGGCGAAATTTGCACACAACTGTGGTGCCTTGTGGATGAGGTTTGTACTACGATGCTGAGACCGGCCGCTCCCGGTACGAACTGTGGTCGCCGGATGTGGTGCCAGAATCAAAAGTGCGTCGATGTCGAAGAACTGCCAGCACCGGTTGATGGTGGCTGGGGTGATTGGAGTCCCTGGAGTGAATGCTCACGGACATGTGGGTTCGGTATTGCAAAGCAAACCCGTGAATGTGATCATCCTTCTCCTGCCCATGGTGGAACGTTCTGCATCGGTGAACGAGCACGGTACAAAACGTGCCACTTGCAGCCGTGCCCCATCGGTAGTCCAAGCTTCCGAGCACAACAATGCTCTTCGCATGATAACGACACGATCAAGGGCGAACAGTACACCTGGTTACCGTACTTCGATAAAA ATGAACCATGTGAGCTTTATTGTAGCAACGCGGAGGACACCATGATTGTGCCGTTCGGGGATACTGCCGCTGATGGAACGCTCTGCAATCTCGGTACGAACGATATGTGCATCGGAGGCATCTGTCGGAGGGTTGGTTGTGATTGGGTCGTAGATTCCAACACGACCGAAGATCGCTGCGGTATTTGTGGGGGTGCTGGAGACACGTGTTACGTGAAGAAAGGAGAAATCGCCAAAAAGCTAAACACCACCGACGGCGTGCAGGATGTACTGATGGTACCCTTAGGAGCGAGAAATGTTCGGATCGAGGAACTAGCGCCCTCGAAAAACTTTATCGGCGTCAGTAAAGCTACCGGCAGTGAATGCTACTTGAACTGCAACCA GTTTATTCAACTTCCTGGCGAGTACGAAGTGGCTAGCAGCTTGTGCCTTTACGAGCGCGAGAATGAACAAGAACGTCTGAAAATACCGGGACCCATCATGGAGGATATTAACATCTTC GTCGTTatcaaaaagaaacacaaccACGTTGGCATACGATTCGAGTATACACTTCCTTCGAACAACGCGCACAATCAATCTATCTACTACTGGAAGCTAACGGAATGGTCAGTTTGCTCGGCGACCTGTGGTGGTGGGCAGCAGTACCGTGAATCGATTTGCTTCCACCGAGGCAAAGGTCCAGTGAACGAAGAACTATGCGTTCGGCATGCGTACGGCAAGCGGCACGAACGGATTGTGCGCGATTGTAACGATGATCCGTGTCCGTTCAACTGGTGGGTAGGACCATGGCAACTGTGTCCAATGACCTGTACTAAGACCGGTGAGCCCGGTCCTGCACGCCGAAGATCGATTCTCTGCGTCGATAGTAACTCCAATGCAAGGCCCGATATGTACTGCGACAATAAACCGCGCCCACCAGACCATGAACCATGTGGAGACGGATTGCCAGTCTGTCAGGACATCAAGAGTGTCCATGTGACCGAATCGGCGGGTACCGTCGGGCCCGAGCAAAGCACCACTTTGCTTCCAGAACTTCCCTCACCCTCAACACTGGCTGACTATGAAGTCAGCAACATCATCTGA